In a genomic window of Littorina saxatilis isolate snail1 linkage group LG6, US_GU_Lsax_2.0, whole genome shotgun sequence:
- the LOC138968547 gene encoding uncharacterized protein codes for MQRELTKIFNAYNFPWYTKRKSGCRMESCSSTKSTVLTSFSTRRMRGCSRHFKETCFKYGKRALIPGSLPTNHVLQKSVETPKTPARKPPVSRPPPPAPDLVASYNFEEIRQDTLQLAAPWCLLENSKEQIQVGITEASQVKLLSSTL; via the exons ATGCAGCGTGAGCTCACTAAGATCTTCAACGCTTATAACTTTCCATGGTATACCAAACGGAAAAGCGGATGCCGAATGGAGAGCTGCTCTTCCACAAAATCAACCGTGCTGACAAGCTTTTCAACCCGAAGAATGCGAGGATGTTCCCGACATTTCAAAGAAACATGCTTCAAATACG GCAAGCGAGCACTCATTCCAGGAAGTCTGCCAACCAACCATGTGCTACAGAAGTCAGTAGAAACACCAAAGACTCCAGCCAGGAAACCCCCA GTCAGTCGCCCCCCACCTCCTGCTCCTGACCTGGTTGCCTCCTACAACTTCGAGGAAATACGACAGGACACCCTTCAGCTTgctgcaccatggtgtctcttggaGAACAGCAAGGAACAGATACAGGTGGGAATAACCGAAGCCAGCCAAGTGAAACTGTTGTCCTCTACGTTATGA